The nucleotide sequence TAGTAGGATATGGCCGAAGAGGAGGCTAGAGAGGAGGTTTGAGGCCAGGTCATGCTGGCCCTGAATGCTGTGCTGGGAAATTCAGGCTTGATTCTGAAGACCGAGGGAAGCTATTGAAAGctttggaggtgggagggagtgaCGTGATGAAACTGGTGCTTTAGAAGATGAATTGATTGTAGAATCAAGAGAtgggaggcagagggaccagTTAAGAGGCTATTGTAATATTCTGGGTGAGAGATGATGAGGGCCTGCATCAGGCTAGTGGCGAGAGGGGTAGAAGGAGAGGATGGAGATCGTATAATTAAGGCTTGACTCCTGATTGGATGTGGGCCATGGCAGGGAGAAGGAGTTGGAGGTGACAACACTGAAATTTCCAGGCTAGGGGATGGTGGTGCTATTAACTAAGATAGGAAACATGCTGggcgtggggggtggggagcaggtttATGGGAACAGATAATGAGTTCGGTTTGAGACACATTGAGTCTGAGGGGCTCCGTGGACATCCAATTAACAGCGAGTTGTTGGCAGCTGGAAATTCTAGTCTGGGTCTAAGGAGAGAGGTCAGGGCTAGAGCTacagatttgggagtcatcagcgtGAAGGGGTGAGTTGAAACTGTGGGAGCTCATGAGCtgagagaggaggggcagggctgaCGTATACACATGCAGAGGGAGAGAGGTAGGGGTAGGGGAGAGCCAGCGAGAGCACATTGagctagagagacagaaagagacagaaggaggaCAAGAGAGACGGGGGGAAGTGGAAAGACAAGAGAGGGAGACTGAAGGCTGAGGTGGGAGGACAGAGTAGAGGGGAGATGGggcaggggaaagagagaaaggaggaggaggacagggaggagAGTGGAGCCTGCGGggaagatgaggaaagtgagataAAGGAGGGAAAGGACCAGGGCAAGACAGGtgggaaaggggagaaagttGGAGTAGAGAGGACTGtgctgagagagagaggggatAGGGAGAAGAGAATAGACAGCTGGGAGAATAATAATATCGAGAAGGAGGAATAGAGGGAAATGGGAGAGATtgaaaggggagggggagggaaagggagagagagagaggagtgggtataggaagaaaaagagggagggaaggggaagagatGGGAGAGGCTAGCAGAAGTGAGGAGAGACTGAAGATGCAGGCCAGGTTTCCGGGGTGAGGGGCGGGACAGAAAGGCGCCACCTGAGCCAGCAGGCACTGAGTCAGGAAAGCCAGGAGAGGGGCAAGTACAAAGAAAGGGGCGAGGGCAGCAGCATCCTATGCTGCAGATATAGGGAGTGGAGTGAGGACCAAGAAGAGAAGGTGGGGATGCggctcttctctcctctcacctctcTCCCTTGCTCATTCCCTCTGCaccagccaccctggcctcctgGCTCTTCCTTGATCTTAGCAGGCAGCCTCCTGCCTTAGGACCTTTGTATAGGTTGTTCCCTCTACCAagaatgctcttccctcagatAGCCACACGGCTCACCCCTTTGCTTCCTTCAGTATGTTTAAATGTCCCCTTCTCAGCAAGGCCTATCCTGATCACCCACTTTCAAAATGTAGCCCATTCTGCCAGTCCCCCAGACCATTGCCATGCCCCTTTGCCTGTGTTgtaccaccttttttttttttttttgaggaagattagccctgagctaactactgccaatcctcctcttttttgctgaggaagcctggccctgagctaacatctgtgcccatcttcctctactttatatgttggacgcctaccacagcatggtgtgccaagcagtgccatgtcctcacctgagatcccaaaccggcgaacccctggccgccaagaggcggaacgtgcgaacttaaccactgcgcaacggggccggccccccacctTCTAACATACTGTAACATAGAATCATTTAacatgtttattgtctgtctcatcCCACTAAAATATAAGCTGCATGAAGACAGAGGTTTTTGGCCCTTTTTGTTAATTGTTGAATCCTCAGTACCTAGGACAGTGCTGGcccacagtaggcgctcaataaatatttgttgaatgaataagtgatatTGTGTTGAATATGGACAATCTCTGAAAATTGCtcaaaggataaatgaaacaaatccCTGATGTGACGATATTTTACTGTGATTTACTTCTTTGGAAAGTGGAGAACAGCATCAAATTCTGATCACTGTAGGGTTCTGTTCAGTTGAGCTTGATGAATAAGGCTTTTAGCTAATAAGTTAACTCAAGGGTTTAAGGGTCTCAAGACAAGCTCATTGCATAAACCTCTTTGTCTTGATGCCTCTTTTTCTCTGGAACGTGAATTGCATTGGTTGTCAACAGTAAGAGCTGGAGGTTGGCTGGTGAAGGGGGTGGTAGGTCATGGGGATGGCAGACCGATAGGAAAGACAGAAATGTGTGGTTCTTGATGGaacagtgttttttgtttgtttgcttgtttgtggtCAGAGGACAATAAGTATTTCGTCTGATTTGGAGGGAACTTTAAACTAGGTTAGAATAGATGCGTTTTATCTATGTAACTGCCAACTCGAAATCAGAGTAGAGTATTTTTGAAGGGCTTGTAAAGAAAGCATGTGCTGCCTCTGGAGAGAAATTGGCTACATCAGTCAAATACTTCAGTACCCATGGATTAGAGAGTTGACGAGAAAAAGGTCCCCAGTAGTCTTTCAATGCACTCTTCATATGTGGGAACGACCCCCTAATTGTGGTTGATTAGGCTAAATGTGTGTAGAAAAATATACTGTCATCTCATCTGTCTGAAATAGATTGAATTTCCTCGAACACTCAAGCATATCTGTctttaagataatttaaaaatcactctaGGTGATTAGCAGTGTTCTGGTCTCCATCCTGAAACCTATGGATTCCTGGAAAGCTGGTGCTCCCTCATCCCCATTTGGATGGAAATTTTCCATAGCAGGCTTATGAGAGAGACTGCACTAACATTTTGGTGCTATGATTAcctttgtttgtttccttgttaaAGGTAGTTAAAACAGCTGTCCCTGGTAGGAGTTTTGATTTTTGGGGGTTCTTTTTCCCCAGGGGGAGTGGCCACAGCTGGTCTGTCTGGTGGTGAGTGGCTGTCATGATCTCTACAGCACCGCTCTACAGCGGCGTGCACAACTGGACCAGTTCTGACCGGATTCGCATGTGTGGCATCAACGAAGAGAGGTGAGGAGGCTGGGAAGGTACCTTGGCTGTTGCTGCCTTCTCATGAGCGGTACCTACTCACCAGAGGGGTAGCCACcgcagggcctggggagggaccctggggaggaggctgttggttgtttctaattttcctgAGACGGGATGGGGCTGGGGCTGTGTGAGTGGCCTGCTCTGCCATGCTGTCCCTGTTCAGATGAAGGTGAGGAGGCCAACAGATGACCTTTTGCCAATTAGTATTTGTCTACTCATTAAGAACTGTCAGATGGTGGAGTAAGGGGAAGCTCAGGAGACGGCAGTTTTTATTTGCAGCATCCATGTTCAGTGCTCAAGGATACGCGTAGGATATTTTTGGTCCTGATCTAAGCCTGGAAGAAAGGCAGTTTTATCATTTAGCTTTATACTGGGAACTGTTAGTGGGTATTCTGGTGATCAGCACTTTCCTGCCTCACGAGGCTAATGACGATTCGCAGTGAGATCCTTAGGAAGTATCAAAGAAAGATCAAACCGCCTAACGTAGTTTTCGTACAAAATCGAGAGTTGATGATGCCTGCCTGATTTGTGTGTGCTTGCAGTCTCCTGTTCACCAAAATATTTGGGTGACCAAGCTGTGCCATTTCCTGATCTTGCCCCAGACGAAGGGCACTCAAAATGGCCTTCAGATTTTATATTTGACTTTCATAACCCTTGGCCAAAGAGCTATGTATGATGGTTGCCAGGCCTCTCCCATTTTTAGAGAAGGTGTGGCTCCCCCATGCTTGCTGGCGTTCAGCTATCATTTCAGTCCCTTGACTGTGTAAATCCAAATACATCAGCTCAATCACCTAGAACACAGAATGATACGGCTGTTCCTGGGATTCAAGATCTGGCGTTTGCTTGGGTAAATCTTGGAAGTCTGTGCATGGGTGTGTGCGCATGTCGGGGAGTGTTCGTAATTTTGAAGGGAAAGGAATGGACGTCTTCGCGTGTATCTACTTTCTTCTTCTGTTCTTAACTGGAGAAGTGTGTACTTGTGTGAGGTTCAGATTAGGAGAATagaccattttatttttataaagccaTTAGCACCTGATGGTTTAATGTTCTCTAAGCTGAGGAACAACTTAGAGATGGACTTAAAAGggatttaattttagaatataaatGTGAAGACcaaggaaaataagacaaaattcttCTCAGATCAGCACAAGACAGGTATTTTCCTTTGCATATGAGGTATGTCCTGAGATAATTACTAAGAGCTGACCTGGGGGAAGGCAGGTGGTGGTATTGATTTGTGTAAGTGTTCACTGGCAACTAGTTATAAGTAGCTGAGACTCTGATGCAGAGACCTGGACTAGAgccttcaaagaaaaaaaatcaatgacaagtTACCTTGGTTCCCTGTCCATTCTAAATCTCTGCTGAGAAAGGAGCAGGAAGTGGGCCCAAAACCTGattttccctctttctggacCTCTCTTGGGATGTTAAATGACCAAAtatgcctagtggttaagatgaCCTTTTAAGTGTTGTCACTTCTGGTCTCCTCTACCCTTTATTGTCGCCTTCCTGCCACAGTCTAGGCCGTGCTACAGCTGATTTCCAAAGTGTGATCTCACCTGATTTAGAAACCATCTTCCTGGGCGCTTTACAACTTGTAGAACTTAGGAGTTTGGGGGACAAAGCTGCACCTGGGGGGTTAACTCTGAAAGTTAGGTTTGAGAAGCCTGCCCGGCTCCGTCAGGCATACTTGAGGCTGGCAGCAACAGGAGGCAGGGGCTTTCTGCTAGCCCCAGGTGGCTGACTCTGGTCAGACCTCCAGCTACATCGCTGTTTTCTTGCTTACTTGCTTCCTTTTTTGcactcattcatttcttcatttaacaaatacttgttaACCCAGGGAGAGCAAACCGATAGTCATGGGACATTGGTGGTGAGTGGCATGTACAGGTCCTGTGGGAGTCCAGTGTAAGAATGACACCCTTCCTGGGGGAATaggggaaggcttcccagaggcaATGACATGTGAGCTGCAATtgagggatgagtaggagtttgagGCGGGGGTTGGTGTTTCCCAGGCGGTGTGTTTGGGGAAGGCCCTGGCTGGAATGGGGCCGGTCTCGGGGTGCAGTGGAACTCAAGCAGGGAAAGTCTGCAGGGGCTAGAAGATAAGGAGCCCGATGTGTTCCGGGTAGGCAGGGCCCAGCAGGAACTGACAAAGGTCCAGTTTGACAGTGGTGCTCACCCTTAGTAATTAGAAAACCGGCCCTGAAAGGTTATGGCCGTTTCTGGCTTAAGTTCAGCAAAGCCTTGAGCATAACAGCCCAGGGTCGTCTCTGTAGGGAAGAAATGGTGGATTGATTTTCAGTCCTGACTGAAGCCTTCTTTgacccctgctccctcctccccaccacccgcACCCTCCTCACCTTGCCCAATTGACCCAGCTCTCCCTGTGCCCTCCTCCCCTGCAAGCTATTCCTGTCCCAGGCTCTTCTCTCAATGGAGCAATTTAACGTTCGCTTAGCTTTGCCTACCCCTCTCCTCAGAGGATTGGAAATGTGGCCTCATGACATTTTCCCAGAGCCTTGGGGGCTGGCACTCAGGCACGGCTATGCCTGGAGTAGCCAGGACTGCTGCTCCCACTGCCACCTTGAGAGTCTCTGGGCCggctggctctgccactctcTGGTGGCTGCCTTCAAGGGCAGGGTTTCTGCTTTCAAGGTGATTTTATGTGGGGTGGGAACTGAGCAAGGGGGGTCAAGGGTGCAGCCAGCTCCCCTTTTTATGGTCAGAAGgggaaagaatataaataaatagcgTCTTCCGTCTGTGGCCCCTCATGTGGGGTTGGTGAAGGGGGGTGCACTGCTGCTTGTTTCCCCTCACCACCATCCTTCCCCCAAATCCTCCCTGGCCAGTCTCGTTGGAGCACGCTTCTCCCTGGTCCAAGGCTGGGTATAGGTCTTACTTTTCCTGTCTCTCAGGAGTTGATGTCAAAGTGTGTTTTCCCTTTGCCTCAGGtcccccttcctccccttccctgaGACCTTGACTGAGTCTCCAGCCCTTGCCTGTCCTTATGATTGGTTGTGTTTGCCACTCACAGTTGTTGCCAGCAGTGGGACCCTCCCACTTCTGTCAGCCTAGCTGCCTTTTAAAGGGAATAATAAGCCCATGCCACACCGTTAGCCCCTTCTGGAGCCCTGAGAAGACGGGGAGAGGCCCGCTGTGATCCCCTTGGCTTTTTTGCTTCTCTTGGCTAGGTAGAATTTTGGAGTCCGTGCCCGTtccagtgggagggagggagttaGCAGGGCCCTCCCTGTTCTTATGGGGTTGGCTGCAGGCCCCCTCACTGCCCTTTGGGCACCCTGATGAGGCCATGCTGGCTTCTTCCTGGGCTGTCACAGAGCTCAGGGCGAGGCCCTGGAAAAGGggggcgaaccccaggccgacGCCTTCCCAGAGATGTGCAGAGCGTTCCTGTGCTCTGCCCCACGGGAGCCGCCCCGCAGCACTTCTACTAGAGCTTTCATCTTGCACCCAGACCTTCCACTGGTCCCTCTCACCCCGACTCCTGCCCCACAGGTGTCTTCCCTAGGACAGACAGTGGGCCGTTCTTGCTGTATTCAGAATACCAAACTTCCAGTCGGTGTTTTCTTCTCTTCAACTTTGCCCTCCTAGTCtgacctgtttttttctttttttttggtcaggatcTACCATTTTCTAAGATTCTTACCCAAAATTTGGAGAAGACTTTGAGCAGATGGGGGTACAGTCGAGTTTTCCTCCTTTGAGACTCAACTCTCTGGCCTGGAGCCCTTCCCTCTGCAATGTACCAAATTGATTTTGGGGTCTGTGGCCTTGAAGGCCTCTCTTTGGGATGGGAGAGAATGCGGTGGCACTGGGAGACCAAGAGGAGAGTGGGGAGCTGGCCAGGGGCGGGATGCAGGCATGGGTAGAAGGGTAGGAGGGAGGGCACTGGCTGGAACCTGGTGGAACTCTAGAAAACAGGAGGAGGCTCCCTGAGGGGAAAGAAGTCATGCCTTGGAGATGCCCCTTAGCACCCAGTGACCTGGTGGCCTCGAATCAGTACCATTGCATGTGCTAATAAATGTGTATCTGCTCTAGGCAAGCCCAGCAGGTGAATAGGTGATGATTCAGATTTAGAACGTGAAATGCAATGGAGGTGGTTATTTGTCTTAGAAAAGGGTTACCCTTATGGCGCTGCAGCCAGCTTCCCATATAGACTTAAAATAAGATCCCATTTAAGAGAAAAGCAGTTTGCATGCCTTTTGAGATCGTCTGTGATTCACCTCTCCCCTTTTGGCAATGCCCGCTACCTCCTGGATGGCCACCTTGACGGGTAAGCTCAGGCAATAGGGCAAAGATGCTGTGGTGTTCTCCACACTCCTGGCGAGAGCCCTAGAAAACAAGATCCATGGCCCAAGGAGGAGGGTCGAGTCAGATCGGGCTCCTTTGCAGGAACTTGCAAAGCTGAGTGTGGAGGCTCCGGTTTGTGACCTGGACCCCCAAGTTCCTTCTGATTTCCCCCAAGCGACCAAGGGAAGTGAGACGGGAAGATTTTATGGGAACCCAGGCAGGCAGGGGACATTCTGGGGAAGGTGGCGGTGGCCCAAAGACTAGGCCTCATGGCCCTTCTCTGGTTGTGTCTCCCATGCTAGAAGAGCACCTCTTTCTGATGAGGAGTCCACGACAGGTGACTGCCAGCGCTTTGGATCTCAGGAGTTTTGTGTCAGCAGCAGTTTTTCCAAGGTAAGGAAAGGAGCCACATGCCACCCGCTTAAGGGTGGAGCTGAACTGCCTGGGTGACATGCCCAGCCTGCCATCCCAAGAAAGGGAGCAGGAAGGGCCAGGGTATTTCCCAGGAGTTGCTGTATGTGAGACAGAAATTGGCCAGCTTCTCTTTGCTTCTTCCGAGACGTGGTTGGTCGAGTGGCAAAGAGGACCAGCAGTCGCCTCTCCCGGGCCTTGGGACACTTGTAGCATCCACAGAGAGCCAGCTAAGATGGGCATGCTGCTCTGTCGTTGCAGGTGGAGCTCACAGCAGTTGGAAGTGGCAGCAATGCCCGGGGGGCAGACCCAGATGGCAGTGCAACAGAAAAACTTGGGCACAAGTCAGAGGACAAGCCTGACGACCCCCAGCCAAAAATGGACTATGCTGGGAATGTGGCAGAGGCTGAAGGCCTCTTGGTGCCACTGAGCAGCCCAGGAGACGGGCTCAAGCCTCCCGCTGCTGACAGCActgaggccagcagcagcagggccGACTCCTCCTGGACTCCCCTCAGCACCCAAATGAGCAAACAGGTGGACTGCTCACCAGCTGGGGTAAAGGCCTTGGACTCTCGGCACGGTGTCGGGGAGAAGAATACTTTCATTTTGGCAACTCTCGGAACTGGAGTCCCTGTGGAGGGAACCCTGCCTCTGGTTACCACCAACTTCAGTCCGCTGCCAGCTCCCATCTGCCCCCCTGCTCCCAGTTCGGCCTCTGTCCCCCCATCTGTTCCGGATCAATTCCAGGTTCCCCTCTCCGTTCCCGCCCCGGTGCCCCATTCTGGGCTAGTTCCTGTCCAGGTTGCCACTTCGGTTCcggctccttcccctcccttaGCACCAGTCCCGGCTCTGGCTCCGGCACCACCATCAGTGCCCACACTCATCTCTGATTCAAACCCCCTTTCAGTTTCGGCCTCAGTCCTGGTGCCCGTACCAGCTTCTGCTCCCCCCTCCGGCCCCGTTCCCCTGTCGGCTCCAGCCCCTACCCCCATCTCAGTCCCAGTTTCAGCTCCTCCCTTGGCTCTGATCCAAGCTCCTGTGCCCCCTTCTGCTCCGACCCTGGTCCTTGCGCCTGTCCCCACTCCAGTTCTGGCTCCCATGCCGGCATCCACACCTCCAGCAGCTCCCGCCCCTCCGTCAGTGCCGATGCCTACCCCAACCCCATCTTCTGGCCCTCCTTCTACCCCCACCCTCATCCCTGCCTTTGCTCCTACGCCAGTGCCTgcacccaccccagccccaatCTTTACTCCAGCCCCCACGCCCATGCCGGCTGCCACACCAACTGCTATTCCCACCTCTGCACCCATCTCAGCCTCCTTTAGTTTGAGTCGAGTGTGTTTTCCTGCAGCTCAGGCACCAGCTATGCAAAAAGTCCCCCTGTCCTTTCAGCCAGGGACAGTACTGACCCCGAGCCAGCCGCTGGTATATATCCCGCCTCCAAGCTGTGGGCAGCCACTCAGTGTGGCCACACTGCCAACCACCCTGGGGGTCTCTTCCACTCTTACACTCCCTGTCCTGCCATCCTACCTGCAGGACAGGTGTCTCCCTGGTGTTCTGGCCTCCCCAGAGCTACGGTCTTACCCATATGCATTTTCTGTGGCCCGGCCTCTGACTTCAGATTCCAAGCTGGTCTCTCTGGAGGTGAACAGGCTTCCCTGTGCTTCCCCATCCAGCAGCACCAGCACCCAGCCTGCGCCAGATGGGGTCTCTGGGCCTTTGGCAGATACTTCCCTCTCTACCGCTTCTGCCAAGGTGCTTCCAACTCCACAACCTTTGCTGCCAGCCCCCAGTGTGAGCTCCGCCCCACCGCACCCCGCCAAGATGCCAGGTGGCACCGAGCAGCAAACAGAAGGGACTTCTGTCACCTTTTCTCCCCTCAAGTCACCTCCACAGCTGGAGCGAGAGATGGCCTCTCCACCCGAGTGCAGCGAGATGCCCCTCGACCTCTCCTCCAAGTCCAACCGCCAGAAGCTTCCATTGCCGAACCAACGCAAGACACCCCCCATGCCTGTGTTGACCCCTGTGCACACCAGCAGCAAGGCCCTCCTCTCCACAGTCCTATCTAGGTCTCAGCGCACAACCCAGGCTGCCAGCAGCAATGTCACCTCATGCCTGGGCTCCACTTCCTCGCCCTTTGTCATCTTTCCTGAGATTGTGAGAAATGGGGACCCAAGCACCTGGGTGAAGAACTCAACTGCGTTGATCAGCACCATTCCTGGCACCTACGTGGGAGTGGCCAACCCAGTGCCTGCCTCCCTGCTGCTGAACAAAGACCCCAACCTGGGCCTCACCCGAGACCCCCGCCACCTCCCCAAGCAGGAGCCCATCTCCATCATCGATCAAGGAGAGCCTAAGAGCACCGGTGCCCCCTGTGGCAAAAAGGGCAGCCAGGCTGGGACTGAGGGACAGCCAAGCACAGTCAAACGTTACACTCCAGCCCGCATCGCCCCTGGGCTGCCTGGATGCCAAACCAAGGAGCTCTCTCTGTGGAAGCCCACAGGGCCAGCAAATATTTACCCACGGTGTTCAGTCAACGGGAAACCCACCAGCACCCAGGTCCTGCCTGTTGGCTGGTCACCATACCACCAAGCGTCTCTGCTTTCCATTGGCATTTCCAGTGCGGGGCAGCTGACCCCCAGTCAGGGGGTGCCCATCAAGCCCACCAGCGTTGTTTCTGAGTTTTCTGGTGTGCCCTCTCTTGGCCCCAGTGAAGCTGTGCATGGACTTCCTGAGGGGCAACCACGGCCTGGGGGCCCCTTTGCTCCAGAGCAGGACACTGGCACAAAGAACAAAACTTGCCGGATTGCTGCCAAGCCTTACGAAGAACAAGTCAACCCTGTCCTCCTGACTCTCAGCCCTCAGACAGGGACCCTGGCGCTGTCAGTTCAGCCTAGCGGTGGGGACATCAGAGTGAATCAGGGGCCTGAGGAATCAGAGAGCCACCTCTGCCCTGATGGCACTCCTAAGATGGAAGGCCCCCAGGGGGCCTGTGGTCTGAAGCTGGCAGGAGACACAAAGCCTAAGAACCAAGTGCTGGCCACCTACATGTCCCATGAGCTGGTCCTGGCCACCCCCCAGAACCTGCGCAAGATGCCCGAGCTGCCTTTGCTACCTCATGACAGCCGCCCCAAGGAACTTATCTTGGATGTGGTCCCGAGCGGCAAGAGGGGCTCCAGCACAGAGCTTTCACAGCTTGGAAGCCAGGTGGACCTGGGGCGGGTGAAAATGGAGAAGGTGGACGGTGATGTGGTCTTCAATTTAGCCACCTGCTTCCGGGCCGATGGCCTCCCAGCAGCTCCCCAGCGGGGCCAAGCTGAAGTTCGGAGTAAGGCCGGGCAGGCTCGAGTGAAACAGGAAAGCATAGGCGTCTTTGCTTGCAAGAACAAGTGGCAGCCAGACTCGGTGGTGACCGATGGGGTGACTGAATCTCTGCCACCCAAGAAAATGAAGTGTAGCAAAGAAAAGGATGGTGAGGAGccacagccacaagccaaggccATAGTCCGGAGTTCTCACGGACCCAAGGTGAGTGCCGGGCAGAGGTTGAGAGCAGGGCCGGTCAACCTGTGACGTGATGGCATTCTTGAGTAGCTCTGTGAACCCAACTGATTGGAAGGCTTGTGTAATGTGAATAATGACCTGCTGTCCCTTATCTAAGTCATATTCTCCATATATGGTGTTTGCACATGGGGAGGGGCTGGCTTGTATTTTGTAGGATGTGGGAAATGATTCGGTCCCTGAGGCTAGGGAATCCATTGTCCCAGATGAGGTTGGAAAGCGGAAGAAGGTATCGGTGAGGGAAATCAATTAATAACAGGCCCTTCCCTGCAGAAcaattcttcctcttccttttttgagACTGCCGTCGGCCTTGAAAACTTGGGGCCTAGGGAGGAAAGGGGCCTTTGCCAGGGTTGTTCTCTGACCACTGGGAGAGCCTGCTCAGGATTTGCTTGGAGTTTTGTGGGGCCAGAGCCAGTTTGGCTTCTGGGCTCATCCACCCGTTTCCTCCTGCCTCATGCTTGGGGTGGCAGCTTTGGGTTTCAGCCCACTGGGAACTTGGTGTGCAAGGCATGTGGGCATCTGGGTCTGGGTTCTTAATAGGCTAAGGATGGTGCCAAAGTTCTAGGCAAAAAGGTGGGCCAGAGGACTCCACTTGAATCCAGTGGTCCTCTAGAGGGGATCCAGAGGCCACTGGTGATCCAAGGAGATTCTTGAAGCAGTTGAGGATAGGGCTTATTCCAAATTTGGATTAATTTGAAGTTATGTTAACAAGTCTTCAAATTGGATGTTGATATACACTAATGAGTAACTTTCTAGCTGGAGCACCATGAATTTCTTTGTGGCAGAAGCTCTTAATCTTTTTTGAACTGTAAAACGCTTTGAGGAGCTGATGAGAGCTGTGGACCCTGTCTCCAGAAACATGACCTCAGAATTTTGCCAGTCATTTCAGGAGGTTCATGGACCCACCTCCTTCCCAAAACCCACCCGTGGACTCCAGGTTAAGAACCCCACggagggaccggccctgtggccaagtggttaagtttgcgtgctctgcttcggcggcccagggtttcgccagttcgagtcttgggcgtggacatggtaccgctcatcaggccatgctgaggcggcatcccacatgccacaactagaaggacccacaactagaaatgcacaactatataccagggctcttgggg is from Equus asinus isolate D_3611 breed Donkey chromosome X, EquAss-T2T_v2, whole genome shotgun sequence and encodes:
- the BCORL1 gene encoding BCL-6 corepressor-like protein 1 isoform X2 — its product is MISTAPLYSGVHNWTSSDRIRMCGINEERRAPLSDEESTTGDCQRFGSQEFCVSSSFSKVELTAVGSGSNARGADPDGSATEKLGHKSEDKPDDPQPKMDYAGNVAEAEGLLVPLSSPGDGLKPPAADSTEASSSRADSSWTPLSTQMSKQVDCSPAGVKALDSRHGVGEKNTFILATLGTGVPVEGTLPLVTTNFSPLPAPICPPAPSSASVPPSVPDQFQVPLSVPAPVPHSGLVPVQVATSVPAPSPPLAPVPALAPAPPSVPTLISDSNPLSVSASVLVPVPASAPPSGPVPLSAPAPTPISVPVSAPPLALIQAPVPPSAPTLVLAPVPTPVLAPMPASTPPAAPAPPSVPMPTPTPSSGPPSTPTLIPAFAPTPVPAPTPAPIFTPAPTPMPAATPTAIPTSAPISASFSLSRVCFPAAQAPAMQKVPLSFQPGTVLTPSQPLVYIPPPSCGQPLSVATLPTTLGVSSTLTLPVLPSYLQDRCLPGVLASPELRSYPYAFSVARPLTSDSKLVSLEVNRLPCASPSSSTSTQPAPDGVSGPLADTSLSTASAKVLPTPQPLLPAPSVSSAPPHPAKMPGGTEQQTEGTSVTFSPLKSPPQLEREMASPPECSEMPLDLSSKSNRQKLPLPNQRKTPPMPVLTPVHTSSKALLSTVLSRSQRTTQAASSNVTSCLGSTSSPFVIFPEIVRNGDPSTWVKNSTALISTIPGTYVGVANPVPASLLLNKDPNLGLTRDPRHLPKQEPISIIDQGEPKSTGAPCGKKGSQAGTEGQPSTVKRYTPARIAPGLPGCQTKELSLWKPTGPANIYPRCSVNGKPTSTQVLPVGWSPYHQASLLSIGISSAGQLTPSQGVPIKPTSVVSEFSGVPSLGPSEAVHGLPEGQPRPGGPFAPEQDTGTKNKTCRIAAKPYEEQVNPVLLTLSPQTGTLALSVQPSGGDIRVNQGPEESESHLCPDGTPKMEGPQGACGLKLAGDTKPKNQVLATYMSHELVLATPQNLRKMPELPLLPHDSRPKELILDVVPSGKRGSSTELSQLGSQVDLGRVKMEKVDGDVVFNLATCFRADGLPAAPQRGQAEVRSKAGQARVKQESIGVFACKNKWQPDSVVTDGVTESLPPKKMKCSKEKDGEEPQPQAKAIVRSSHGPKCRKPPSDPQEPTKKSPRGAPDSGKEHNGVRVKHKHRKPTKPESQSPGKRADGHEEGSLEKKAKSSFRDFIPVVLSTRTRSQSGSICSSFAGMADSDMGSQEVFPTEEEEEVTPTPAKRRKVRKTQRDTQYRSHHAQDKTLLNQGRRHLWRAREMPWRTEAARQMWDTNEEEEEEEEEGLVKRKKRRRQKSRKYQTGEYLTEQEEEQRRKGRADLKARKQKTSSQSSEHCLRNRNLLLPNKAQGISDSPNGFLPNNLEEPACLENSEKPSGKRKCKTKHMANVSEEAKGKGRWSQQKTRSPKSPTPVKPTEPGTPSKSRSAGPEETSESPTARQIPPEARRLIVNKNAGETLLQRAARLGYKDVVLYCLQKDSEDVNHRDNAGYTALHEACSRGWTDILNILLEHGANVNCSAQDGTRPVHDAVVNDNLETIWLLLSYGADPTLATYSGQTAMKLASSDTMKRFLSDHLSDLQGRAEGDPGVSWDFYSSSVLEEKDGFACDLLHNPPGSSDQEGDDVEEDDFMFELSDKPLLPCYNLQVSVSRGPCNWFLFTDVLKRLKLSSRIFQARFPHFEIATLPKAEFHRQVASSQLLTPAERPGGLDARSAPGSSETVELVRYEPELLRLLGSQVEFQPWNS